A section of the Girardinichthys multiradiatus isolate DD_20200921_A chromosome 5, DD_fGirMul_XY1, whole genome shotgun sequence genome encodes:
- the hand2 gene encoding heart- and neural crest derivatives-expressed protein 2, whose translation MSLVSGYHHHPIMHHHDSHHYSLHAAAAGRCHEDTGAPPYFTSWLISHADMSPTEYSLAPGYSPEYHTNSGGDSSGGLDARHHHHYGPVNHLIPGPGTISVNGATVGMHHHHAHPRTIKRRPTANRKERRRTQSINSAFAELRECIPNVPADTKLSKIKTLRLATSYISYLMDILDKDGQHGDTQAFKAELKKTEAREERRKREAVEIPKAASSSSSSSSVGDKKSKGRTGWPQHVWALELKQ comes from the exons ATGAGTCTGGTGTCAGGCTACCATCACCACCCGATCATGCACCACCACGACAGCCACCACTATTCACTGCACGCGGCAGCGGCCGGACGGTGCCACGAGGACACCGGGGCCCCTCCGTACTTCACGAGCTGGCTGATCAGCCACGCGGACATGTCCCCCACAGAGTACAGCCTCGCGCCGGGCTACAGCCCGGAGTACCACACCAACAGCGGCGGCGACTCTTCCGGCGGTCTGGACGCACGCCATCACCACCACTACGGACCCGTGAACCATCTGATCCCGGGGCCCGGCACCATCTCGGTGAACGGAGCCACGGTCGGCATGCACCACCACCACGCACACCCCCGCACCATAAAGCGGAGACCAACTGCAAATCGCAAGGAGAGGCGACGGACCCAAAGCATCAACTCGGCCTTCGCGGAGCTCAGGGAGTGCATCCCCAACGTCCCGGCCGACACCAAGCTATCCAAGATCAAGACTCTGCGGCTGGCCACCAGCTACATCTCCTACCTGATGGACATCCTGGACAAGGACGGTCAGCACGGAGACACGCAGGCGTTTAAAGCCGAGCTCAAAAAGACGGAGGCACGGGAGGAACGCAGGAAAAGAGAGGCG GTGGAGATCCCTAAAGCAGCCTCCTCTTCTTCGTCCTCCTCATCAGTAGGAGATAAGAAGAGCAAAGGTCGGACAGGATGGCCTCAGCATGTCTGGGCTCTGGAACTCAAACAGTAG